The following proteins are encoded in a genomic region of Sebastes fasciatus isolate fSebFas1 chromosome 14, fSebFas1.pri, whole genome shotgun sequence:
- the asmtl gene encoding putative bifunctional dTTP/UTP pyrophosphatase/methyltransferase protein isoform X1 — MVLLNPVISKLTGKLVVLASASPRRLEILSNAGLRFEVVPSWFKETLDKRLFKAPYEYAVETAKQKALEVARRMPFKHLKTPDIVIGADTIVTVDGMILEKPVDKDDAYRMLSSLSGKEHSVFTGVAIVLCHEKENEEVAYQLIEFHEETKVKFADLSETMLWEYINSGEPMDKAGGYGIQALGGMLVEYVHGDFLNVVGFPLNHFCKQLDLIYNRSTSSSDQESVSVQLNHNGTHTPSILTRPQLDLPAQSSHSPGSSAEHNPSSSPSANHTQHTQNNSSDSPLHKVKRKGSESEVDESSWTLVNSLSKHTDDREFRDSENATLPLMTSRGQVIELNVTEHEDIEPNKEDLQRIIDLMDGFKASKALFTASKMRVFDLLQSRPGLDAAQVAQEIKASVKGTECLLEACVSLGLLKSKERTCQKPVYENTDLATRFLPSDAPFSLRGYIQHCNDTVWPLFSHLESAVREGANQREKAFGKKSKDVFQDTYYKSQEVKLRFMNAMHSIAKVTGKAVATAFDLSAFKTACDLGGCTGAMAYEFTKAHPGLSVTVFDLAAVVEMSEHFHPLHTDNRVSFAAGDFFKDELPKADLYVLARILHDWPDEKVHILLSRIADACTPGCGLLLSEIFLDEDRRGPSRGVLQALSMSEGRQRSATEYGLLLKSHGFITAHVRHTDNLLDAMLCIKV, encoded by the exons GGCTTACGGTTTGAGGTGGTACCATCCTGGTTTAAAGAAACTCTTGACAAGAGACTTTTCAAAGCACCTTATGAGTATGCCGTTGAGACAGCCAAACAGAAGGCCCTGGAGGTGGCCAGGAGGATGCCCTTT AAACACCTGAAGACTCCAGACATAGTAATTGGAGCAGACACGATTGTG ACTGTAGATGGCATGATTCTGGAGAAACCAGTGGACAAAGATGATGCTTACAGGATGCTGTCAAG CTTGAGTGGTAAAGAGCACAGCGTCTTCACTGGCGTAGCCATTGTCCTCTGCCATGAGAAAGAAA acGAAGAAGTGGCTTACCAGTTGATTGAGTTCCACGAAGAAACAAAGGTGAAGTTTGCAGATCTCTCCGAAACTATGCTGTGGGAGTACATCAATAGTGGTGAACCCAT ggaCAAGGCTGGGGGCTATGGCATTCAGGCTCTCGGTGGGATGCTGGTGGAGTACGTTCACGGAGACTTCCTCAATGTTGTGGGTTTCCCCCTTAACCACTTCTGCAAACAGCTGGACCTTATTTACAACCGCTCTACTTCCTCCTCGGACCAAGAAAGTGTGTCCGTCCAGCTGAACCACAACGGCACTCACACTCCCTCGATACTCACTCGGCCCCAACTTGACCTGCCAGCTCAGTCCAGCCACAGTCCCGGCTCTTCAGCCGAACACAACCCCTCATCCAGCCCATCTGCCAATCATACACAGCATACCCAGAACAACTCTTCAGACAGTCCCCTCCATAAG GTGAAAAGGAAAGGCAGTGAAAGTGAGGTGGATGAGAGTTCCTGGACGTTGGTCAACAGCCTGTCTAAACATACAGATGATAGAGAGTTCAGAGACTCTGAGAATGCGACACTACCACTGatgaccagcagagggcaggTGATTGAGCTTAACGTAACAGAGCATGAGGACATTGAGCCCAACAAAGAAGACTTGCAGCGAATCATTGATCTGATGGATGGATTCAAAGCCTCAAAG GCACTATTTACTGCATCCAAGATGCGTGTGTTTGACCTGCTACAAAGCAGGCCGGGGCTGGATGCAGCACAGGTGGCCCAGGAGATCAAAGCCTCTGTGAAGGGCACTGAATGCCTGCTAGAAGCCTGTGTGTCTCTGGGACTGTTGAAGAGCAAAGAGAGAA CATGCCAGAAACCGGTGTACGAGAACACAGATCTGGCCACGCGTTTTTTGCCGTCAGACGCTCCTTTTTCGCTGCGGGGCTACATCCAGCACTGTAACGACACAGTGTGGCCTCTTTTCTCCCACCTTGAGAGTGCTGTGCGGGAGGGAGCCAACCAGCGCGAAAAGGCTTTTGGCAAGAAATCCAAGGATGTGTTTCAG GATACGTACTACAAAAGTCAAGAAGTCAAACTGAGATTCATGAATGCCATGCACAGCATTGCTAAAGTTACAGGCAAAGCTGTAGCAACAGCCTTTGACCTCTCCGCTTTTAAAACCGCCTGCGACCTTGGAG GATGCACTGGTGCCATGGCCTACGAGTTTACTAAAGCCCATCCTGGGTTGTCTGTGACAGTGTTTGACTTGGCAGCAGTTGTTGAGATGAGTGAACATTTCCATCCTCTGCACACAGACAACAGGGTATCATTTGCAGCAG GAGACTTCTTCAAAGATGAGTTGCCCAAAGCAGACTTGTATGTCCTTGCGAGAATTCTCCATGACTGGCCTGATGAGAAGGTGCATATTCTGCTGAGTAGAATCGCAGACGCGTGCACACCAG GCTGTGGCCTCCTGCTGAGCGAGATCTTCCTGGATGAAGACAGAAGGGGCCCGAGTCGTGGGGTGCTCCAGGCCCTCAGCATGAGCGAGGGGAGACAGAGGAGCGCAACAGAATACGGTCTGCTTTTGAAGAGCCACGGTTTCATAACGGCACACGTCAGACATACAGACAACCTCCTGGATGCTATGCTCTGCATCAAAGTGTGA
- the asmtl gene encoding putative bifunctional dTTP/UTP pyrophosphatase/methyltransferase protein isoform X2 has translation MVLLNPVISKLTGKLVVLASASPRRLEILSNAGLRFEVVPSWFKETLDKRLFKAPYEYAVETAKQKALEVARRMPFKHLKTPDIVIGADTIVTVDGMILEKPVDKDDAYRMLSSLSGKEHSVFTGVAIVLCHEKENEEVAYQLIEFHEETKVKFADLSETMLWEYINSGEPMDKAGGYGIQALGGMLVEYVHGDFLNVVGFPLNHFCKQLDLIYNRSTSSSDQESVSVQLNHNGTHTPSILTRPQLDLPAQSSHSPGSSAEHNPSSSPSANHTQHTQNNSSDSPLHKVKRKGSESEVDESSWTLVNSLSKHTDDREFRDSENATLPLMTSRGQVIELNVTEHEDIEPNKEDLQRIIDLMDGFKASKALFTASKMRVFDLLQSRPGLDAAQVAQEIKASVKGTECLLEACVSLGLLKSKERTCQKPVYENTDLATRFLPSDAPFSLRGYIQHCNDTVWPLFSHLESAVREGANQREKAFGKKSKDVFQDTYYKSQEVKLRFMNAMHSIAKVTGKAVATAFDLSAFKTACDLGGCTGAMAYEFTKAHPGLSVTVFDLAAVVEMSEHFHPLHTDNRVSFAAGDFFKDELPKADLYVLARILHDWPDEKVHILLSRIADACTPGCAVLIAETMLDGQTPYSALQSLNMLVQTEGTERTESRYADLLSKHGFGDMRVVHTMNFLDAFIAIKM, from the exons GGCTTACGGTTTGAGGTGGTACCATCCTGGTTTAAAGAAACTCTTGACAAGAGACTTTTCAAAGCACCTTATGAGTATGCCGTTGAGACAGCCAAACAGAAGGCCCTGGAGGTGGCCAGGAGGATGCCCTTT AAACACCTGAAGACTCCAGACATAGTAATTGGAGCAGACACGATTGTG ACTGTAGATGGCATGATTCTGGAGAAACCAGTGGACAAAGATGATGCTTACAGGATGCTGTCAAG CTTGAGTGGTAAAGAGCACAGCGTCTTCACTGGCGTAGCCATTGTCCTCTGCCATGAGAAAGAAA acGAAGAAGTGGCTTACCAGTTGATTGAGTTCCACGAAGAAACAAAGGTGAAGTTTGCAGATCTCTCCGAAACTATGCTGTGGGAGTACATCAATAGTGGTGAACCCAT ggaCAAGGCTGGGGGCTATGGCATTCAGGCTCTCGGTGGGATGCTGGTGGAGTACGTTCACGGAGACTTCCTCAATGTTGTGGGTTTCCCCCTTAACCACTTCTGCAAACAGCTGGACCTTATTTACAACCGCTCTACTTCCTCCTCGGACCAAGAAAGTGTGTCCGTCCAGCTGAACCACAACGGCACTCACACTCCCTCGATACTCACTCGGCCCCAACTTGACCTGCCAGCTCAGTCCAGCCACAGTCCCGGCTCTTCAGCCGAACACAACCCCTCATCCAGCCCATCTGCCAATCATACACAGCATACCCAGAACAACTCTTCAGACAGTCCCCTCCATAAG GTGAAAAGGAAAGGCAGTGAAAGTGAGGTGGATGAGAGTTCCTGGACGTTGGTCAACAGCCTGTCTAAACATACAGATGATAGAGAGTTCAGAGACTCTGAGAATGCGACACTACCACTGatgaccagcagagggcaggTGATTGAGCTTAACGTAACAGAGCATGAGGACATTGAGCCCAACAAAGAAGACTTGCAGCGAATCATTGATCTGATGGATGGATTCAAAGCCTCAAAG GCACTATTTACTGCATCCAAGATGCGTGTGTTTGACCTGCTACAAAGCAGGCCGGGGCTGGATGCAGCACAGGTGGCCCAGGAGATCAAAGCCTCTGTGAAGGGCACTGAATGCCTGCTAGAAGCCTGTGTGTCTCTGGGACTGTTGAAGAGCAAAGAGAGAA CATGCCAGAAACCGGTGTACGAGAACACAGATCTGGCCACGCGTTTTTTGCCGTCAGACGCTCCTTTTTCGCTGCGGGGCTACATCCAGCACTGTAACGACACAGTGTGGCCTCTTTTCTCCCACCTTGAGAGTGCTGTGCGGGAGGGAGCCAACCAGCGCGAAAAGGCTTTTGGCAAGAAATCCAAGGATGTGTTTCAG GATACGTACTACAAAAGTCAAGAAGTCAAACTGAGATTCATGAATGCCATGCACAGCATTGCTAAAGTTACAGGCAAAGCTGTAGCAACAGCCTTTGACCTCTCCGCTTTTAAAACCGCCTGCGACCTTGGAG GATGCACTGGTGCCATGGCCTACGAGTTTACTAAAGCCCATCCTGGGTTGTCTGTGACAGTGTTTGACTTGGCAGCAGTTGTTGAGATGAGTGAACATTTCCATCCTCTGCACACAGACAACAGGGTATCATTTGCAGCAG GAGACTTCTTCAAAGATGAGTTGCCCAAAGCAGACTTGTATGTCCTTGCGAGAATTCTCCATGACTGGCCTGATGAGAAGGTGCATATTCTGCTGAGTAGAATCGCAGACGCGTGCACACCAG GATGTGCAGTGCTCATAGCTGAGACCATGTTGGACGGACAGACACCCTACTCTGCTCTGCAGTCTCTGAACATGCTTGTCCAGACTGAGGGgaccgagaggacagagagcCGGTATGCAGACTTGCTGAGCAAACATGGATTTGGGGACATGCGTGTGGTTCACACTATGAACTTCCTTGATGCTTTTATTGCCATTAAAATGTAG